From a single Lolium rigidum isolate FL_2022 chromosome 7, APGP_CSIRO_Lrig_0.1, whole genome shotgun sequence genomic region:
- the LOC124679258 gene encoding cytochrome b-c1 complex subunit Rieske, mitochondrial-like, producing MLRVAGRRLSSSLSWRPAAAAGSRGPLAGPGRDDDDNSPRQPRFAIDSPFFTAVRGFSSSETLVPQNQDAGLAGLPATVAALKNPNSKVLYDQYNHERYPPGDPSKRAFAYFVLSGGRFVYASLLRLLVLKFVLSMSASKDVLALASLEVDLSSIEPGSTVTVKWRGKPVFIRRRTDDDIKLANSVDVASLRHPQQDAERVKNPEWLVVIGVCTHLGCIPLPNSGDFGGWFCPCHGSHYDISGRIRKGPAPFNLEVPTYSFLEDNKMLIG from the exons ATGCTGAGGGTTGCGGGGAGGAGGCTCTCGTCTTCCCTCTCCTGGCGCCCCGCGGCGGCCGCCGGATCCAGGGGCCCGCTCGCCGGCCCCGGGAGAGACGACGACGACAACTCGCCCCGCCAGCCGCGATTCGCCATCGACTCGCCCTTCTTCACCGCCGTCAGAG GCTTTTCGTCGAGTGAAACACTCGTTCCACAGAACCAAGATGCTGGGCTGGCTGGACTTCCAGCAACTGTGGCTGCACTCAAGAACCCCAACTCAAAAGTGCTTTATGACCAGTACAACCATGAAAGATATCCTCCTGGAGATCCCAGCAAGCGCGCCTTTGCCTACTTTGTCCTGAGCGGTGGGAGATTCGTGTACGCATCACTGCTGCGTCTCCTCGTCCTGAAGTTTGTCTTGAGCATGTCAGCAAGTAAGGATGTGCTTGCGCTTGCTTCCCTTGAGGTCGATCTATCCAGCATCGAGCCCGGCAGCACAGTTACTGTCAAGTGGCGTGGAAAGCCAGTCTTCATCAGGCGGCGGACAGATGACGACATCAAGCTGGCCAACAGCGTGGACGTTGCATCCCTGCGCCACCCGCAGCAAGACGCTGAGCGTGTGAAGAACCCAGAGTGGCTGGTGGTTATCGGTGTCTGCACTCATCTTGGTTGCATTCCCCTCCCCAACTCTGGAGACTTTGGCGGCTGGTTCTGCCCGTGCCACGGTTCACACTACGACATCTCTGGCAGAATCCGCAAGGGCCCTGCCCCGTTCAACCTGGAGGTCCCCACCTACAGTTTCTTGGAAGACAACAAGATGCTTATAGGCTGA
- the LOC124679256 gene encoding probable glucuronosyltransferase Os04g0398600: MGSKAGWLPVALLLAAMALSSVLPPPSVAAAADSGEVDHAVQQHSERISGSAGDVLEDNPVGKLKVYIYDLPRKYNKKMVTKDPRCLNHMFAAEIFMHRFLLSSAVRTLKPKEADWFYTPVYTTCDLTPAGLPLPFKSPRVMRSAIQYVSNKWPFWNRTDGADHFFVVPHDFGSCFHYQEEKAIERGILPLLRRATLVQTFGQENHVCLKEGSIIIPPFAPPQKMQTHLIPPETPRSIFVYFRGLFYDTGNDPEGGYYARGARASLWENFKNNPLFDISTDHPATYYEDMQRAVFCLCPLGWAPWSPRLVEAVVFGCIPVIIADDIVLPFADAIPWEEIGVFVEEKDVPKLDTILTSMPIEDILRKQRLLANPSMKQAMLFPQPAQPRDAFHQILNGLARKLPHPEGVYLQPGEKHLNWTAGPVGDLKPW; the protein is encoded by the exons ATGGGATCGAAGGCGGGATGGCTCCCCGTAGCGCTCCTCCTGGCGGCAATGGCCCTCTCGTCCGTCCTCCCGCCGCCGTCCGTCGCCGCcgcggcggactccggcgagGTAGACCACGCGGTCCAGCAGCATAGCGAGCGCATCTCAG GGAGTGCTGGCGATGTGCTAGAAGACAATCCTGTTGGAAAGTTGAAGGTTTACATCTATGACTTGCCAAGAAAGTACAACAAGAAGATGGTCACCAAGGATCCCCGGTGCCTCAATCACATGTTTGCTGCAGAAATATTTATGCATCGTTTCTTGCTCTCAAGCGCCGTGCGGACACTCAAACCCAAGGAGGCTGATTGGTTCTACACACCAGTTTATACTACATGCGACCTAACTCCTGCTGGACTTCCCTTGCCATTCAAGTCACCAAGGGTGATGAGAAGTGCAATTCAGTATGTTTCAAATAAATGGCCTTTTTGGAACCGAACTGATGGCGCAGATCACTTCTTTGTTGTCCCACATGATTTTGGATCTTGCTTTCACTATCAG GAAGAAAAAGCTATTGAACGTGGTATTCTCCCATTGCTGCGacgtgcgacattggtgcaaacaTTTGGACAGGAGAATCATGTTTGCCTGAAGGAGGGGTCTATCATCATTCCACCCTTTGCTCCTCCTCAGAAGATGCAGACTCACCTGATTCCCCCTGAAACTCCACGTTCAATCTTTGTTTACTTTAGGGGTCTTTTCTATGACACTGGGAATGACCCTGAGGGTGGTTACTATGCAAG AGGTGCGAGAGCTTCTCTGTGGGAGAACTTCAAGAACAATCCTCTGTTTGACATTTCCACCGATCACCCTGCCACTTACTACGAAGACATGCAAAGGGCAGTCTTCTGCCTGTGCCCATTGGGCTGGGCACCATGGAGCCCTAGATTGGTTGAGGCTGTGGTATTTGGCTGCATTCCAGTCATCATAGCTGATGATATTGTGCTACCGTTTGCTGATGCTATCCCATGGGAGGAAATTGGTGTTTTTGTGGAGGAGAAAGATGTCCCAAAGTTGGACACAATTCTCACATCGATGCCTATCGAGGATATATTAAGGAAGCAAAGATTGCTCGCAAATCCATCAATGAAGCAGGCCATGTTGTTCCCACAGCCAGCCCAACCACGAGACGCATTCCACCAGATCTTGAATGGTCTTGCTCGCAAACTCCCACACCCAGAGGGTGTATACTTACAACCTGGAGAGAAGCATCTCAACTGGACTGCCGGACCTGTTGGAGATCTGAAACCATGGTAG
- the LOC124675327 gene encoding pollen-specific protein C13-like, with protein sequence MAPLRVLSVIAAAAILFALALADTTVATKTADYVVQGRVYCDTCRAGFETNVTEYIKGAKVRLECRRYGNNVLERSIDGVTDETGTYKIDLKDSHVEDICEVVLIQSPLANCHEIQNLRDRAPVLLTRNVGISDNLRLANPLGYLKDVPLPVCPDLLKMFNLTAGDDDDDQ encoded by the exons ATGGCCCCGCTCCGTGTCCTTTCggtgatcgccgccgccgccatcctgtTTGCCCTCGCCCTCGCCGACACCACCGTCGCCACCAAGACTGCTGACTACGTCGTCCAGGGCCGCGTCTACTGCGACACATGCCGTGCGGGGTTCGAGACAAATGTCACCGAGTACATCAAGG GTGCCAAGGTCAGGCTGGAGTGCAGACGCTATGGCAATAACGTCCTTGAGCGCTCGATCGACGGTGTCACCGACGAGACTGGCACTTACAAAATCGACCTCAAGGACAGCCATGTGGAGGACATTTGCGAGGTCGTCCTCATCCAAAGCCCCCTCGCAAACTGCCATGAGATCCAGAACCTCAGGGACCGTGCCCCTGTTCTGCTCACCAGGAACGTTGGCATCAGCGACAACCTGCGCTTAGCCAATCCACTCGGTTACCTCAAGGATGTGCCACTGCCCGTCTGCCCTGACCTGCTCAAGATGTTCAACTTGACTGctggtgatgatgacgatgaccagTGA